Proteins found in one Epinephelus fuscoguttatus linkage group LG4, E.fuscoguttatus.final_Chr_v1 genomic segment:
- the arih1 gene encoding E3 ubiquitin-protein ligase arih1 yields the protein MDSDEGYNYEYDDEEEECSEDSAEEEPEDDTLELGEVELVDPVVAGGERDECGETGGGGHGPGEEEEEDYRFEVLTAEQILQHMVECIREVNEVIQNPATITRILLSHFNWDKEKLMERYFDGNLDKLFSECHVINPSKKPRIRPPINTRSSAQDMPCQICYLNFPNSYFTGLECGHKFCMQCWGDYLTTKIIEEGMGQTISCPAHSCDILVDDNTVMRLITDSKVKLKYQHLITNSFVECNRLLKWCPAPDCHHVVKVQYPDAKPVRCKCGRQFCFNCGENWHDPVKCKWLRKWIKKCDDDSETSNWIAANTKECPKCHVTIEKDGGCNHMVCRNQNCKAEFCWVCLGPWEPHGSAWYNCNRYNEDDAKAARDAQERSRAALQRYLFYCNRYMNHMQSLRFEHKLYAQVKQKMEEMQQHNMSWIEVQFLKKAVDVLCQCRSTLMFTYVFAFYLKKNNQSIIFENNQADLENATEVLSGYLERDISQDSLQDIKQKVQDKYRYCESRRRVLLQHVHEGYEKDLWEYIED from the exons ATGGACTCAGACGAGGGTTATAACTATGAATACGACGACGAAGAGGAGGAATGTAGCGAGGATAGCGCCGAAGAGGAGCCGGAGGACGACACCCTGGAGCTCGGAGAGGTGGAGTTGGTCGATCCCGTGGTGGCCGGTGGAGAGCGAGACGAGTGCGGCGAGACTGGTGGAGGTGGCCACGGTCCcggcgaggaggaggaggaggactacCGCTTCGAGGTTTTGACTGCCGAGCAGATCCTCCAGCATATGGTGGAGTGTATCAGGGAGGTCAACGAGGTCATCCAG AATCCTGCAACAATAACACGCATCCTTCTCAGTCACTTCAACTGGGACAAGGAAAAGCTCATGGAAAG GTACTTTGACGGTAACCTGGACAAGCTTTTCTCTGAGTGTCATGTCATTAACCCCAGTAAGAAGCCTCGGATCCGTCCTCCAATCAACACTAGATCATCGGCACAGGACATGCCATGTCAGATCTGCTATCTGAACTTCCCCAACTCC TATTTTACAGGCCTGGAGTGTGGACACAAGTTCTGCATGCAGTGCTGGGGAGATTacctgaccaccaaaatcataGAAGAAGGAATGGGACAG ACCATTTCTTGTCCTGCTCATAGTTGTGACATTTTGGTCGATGACAACACAGTCAT GCGCCTCATAACAGATTCAAAAGTGAAGTTGAAGTACCAGCATTTAATTACGAATAGTTTTGTAGAG TGCAATCGACTGTTAAAGTGGTGCCCTGCACCAGACTGCCATCATGTTGTCAAAGTCCAGTACCCAGATGCCAAGCCAGTGAGGTGCAAGTGTGGCCGTCAGTTCTG CTTCAACTGTGGAGAGAATTGGCATGATCCTGTCAAGTGTAAG TGGTTGAGAAAATGGATTAAGAAATGCGATGATGACAGTGAAACTTCTAACTGGATTGCAGCAAATACTAAG GAGTGTCCAAAATGCCATGTGACCATTGAGAAAGATGGTGGCTGCAATCACATGGTGTGTCGGAACCAGAACTGCAAAGCTGAGTTCTGCTGGGTCTGCCTGGGTCCATGGGAACCCCACGGCTCAGCCTG GTACAACTGCAATCGCTACAATGAAGATGATGCGAAGGCAGCCAGAGATGCTCAAGAG cgctCCAGGGCAGCCTTGCAGAGGTACCTGTTCTACTGCAACCGCTACATGAACCACATGCAGAGCCTGCGCTTTGAGCACAAGCTCTATGCTCAGGTCAAGCAGAAGATGGAGGAGATGCAGCAGCACAACATGTCCTGGATTGAGGTGCAGTTTCTGAAGAAGGCTGTGGATGTGCTGTGCCAGTGCCGCTCCACACTCATGTTCACTTACGTCTTTGCCTTCTACCTCAAGAAGAACAACCAGTCCATTATTTTTGAG AACAACCAGGCAGACCTGGAAAATGCCACTGAGGTGCTGTCTGGCTACCTAGAGCGGGATATCTCCCAGGATTCCTTGCAGGACATCAAGCAGAAAGTTCAAGATAAGTACAG ATACTGTGAGAGCAGGCGAAGAGTGCTGCTACAGCACGTGCATGAAGGCTATGAGAAGGACCTGTGGGAGTACATTGAGGATTGA
- the hexa gene encoding beta-hexosaminidase subunit alpha: MEVMCMVSCGRYTRPNFNLLLLIILQFGLHTVDGVWPLPQTFTSSAERYPLSPQALYFVYGSQSAAQQGCSVLDAAFKRYFSLIFPDYTSGNGGLRFSEGKPFIVEVSVDRNDCEGYPNEDSSERYNLSVCAGQASLNAQTVWGALRGLETFSQLVYEDDFGTYFVNKTEIDDFPRFQFRGILLDTSRHYLPVKAILKTLDAMAYSKFNVFHWHIVDDPSFPYQSSTYPDLSSKGAFHPMTHIYTQSDVRRVISHARLWGIRVLPEFDSPGHTLSWGKGQSDLLTPCYSGSTPSGTFGPVNPVLPSTYKFMGRLFKEVSSVFPDSYIHLGGDEVNFACWKSNPDVRAFMQKMGFGADFTKLEAFYMENIMNITLALNKTSIVWQDVFDYHEQIPKDTVLHIWKGTPASYYEELSKMTKAGMRVLLAAPWYINHISYGQDWRDYYTVQPLNFSGSEEQKKLVIGGEVCMWGEYVDATNLTPRLWPRASAAAERLWSDEKQTSSVDKAFPRLQEFRCKLVRRGIQAEPLYVGHCKHEYQGL, from the exons ATGGAGGTCATGTGCATGGTTAGTTGTGGACGATACACTCGTCCAAATTTTAATTTGCTACTGCTAATTATCCTCCAGTTCGGCCTGCACACAGTAGACGGAGTGTGGCCATTGCCGCAGACTTTCACCTCCTCAGCCGAGCGGTACCCTCTGAGCCCTCAGGCTCTCTACTTTGTGTACGGAAGTCAATCAGCTGCACAGCAGGGCTGTTCTGTTCTGGATGCTGCTTTCAAGAGATACTTTTCTCTTATTTTTCCAGACTACACTTCTG GAAATGGTGGCCTGCGATTCAGTGAGGGGAAACCATTTATCGTTGAGGTCAGTGTTGACCGTAATGATTGTGAGGGTTACCCAAATGAAGACTCCTCTGAGAGAT ACAATCTGAGTGTCTGTGCAGGACAAGCATCTCTGAATGCGCAAACGGTGTGGGGTGCCCTAAGAG GTCTGGAAACCTTTAGTCAGCTGGTGTATGAAGATGATTTTGGCACA TATTTTGTCAACAAGACTGAGATTGACGACTTCCCCCGGTTCCAGTTCAGGGGGATTTTATTGGACACTTCACGTCATTATTTACCAGTGAAGGCCATTTTAAAAACTCTG GATGCAATGGCCTACAGTAAGTTCAATGTGTTTCACTGGCACATTGTTGACGACCCCTCCTTCCCTTACCAGAGCAGCACCTATCCAGACCTTTCCAGTAAG GGGGCTTTCCATCCGATGACTCACATCTACACGCAGTCAGATGTGAGAAGGGTGATCTCACATGCCAGGCTGTGGGGAATAAGGGTCCTTCCTGAGTTTGATTCGCCTGGCCACACCTTATCTTGGGGAAAAG GGCAgtctgacctgttgactcccTGCTACAGTGGGAGCACCCCTTCAGGTACTTTTGGCCCTGTTAATCCAGTGTTACCTTCCACCTACAAGTTCATGGGGAGACTATTTAAGGAAGTGTCATCGGTCTTTCCTGACTCCTATATCCACTTAGGAGGGGATGAGGTGAACTTTGCCTGCTG GAAATCCAACCCTGATGTCCGAGCGTTCATGCAAAAGATGGGATTCGGAGCAGACTTCACCAAACTGGAAGCTTTCTACATGGAGAA CATTATGAATATCACTTTGGCTCTCAACAAGACGTCTATTGTGTGGCAGGATGTGTTTGACTACCATGAACAA ATTCCCAAGGACACAGTGCTGCACATCTGGAAGGGCACCCCAGCTAGTTATTACGAGGAGCTCAGCAAGATGACCAAAGCTGGCATGAGGGTCCTGCTAGCTGCCCCGTGGTACATCAACCACATTTCCTATGGCCAGGACTGGCGTGACTACTACACCGTGCAGCCACTGAACTTTTCTG GATCTGAGGAACAGAAGAAGCTGGTGATAGGGGGTGAGGTCTGCATGTGGGGAGAGTATGTCGATGCCACCAATCTCACTCCACGTCTTTG GCCAAGGGCaagtgctgcagcagagagacTGTGGAGTGATGAGAAGCAGACCTCCAGTGTGGACAAGGCCTTTCCTCGCTTGCAGGAATTTCGCTGCAAGCTCGTGAG GCGTGGCATCCAAGCAGAGCCTCTGTATGTCGGACACTGCAAACATGAGTACCAAGGTCTTTGA